The window GGTCGTGGCCCACGAGCAAGCGAATCTCCTGACTGCCGTCGACGTCACTCACGTTTCGAATCTCGGCCGTCACCTCGAGGTACTCTCCGGTGTCGACGGGTGCGGTGGTGTCGAGGATCTCGATCACGACCCGTGCGTCGACGTTTTCGACCTCGATCTCCTCGAGGCAGGTGCTCGCGTCTGGATTCTCGTGAGTAATCCCCGCGACTGCCGCGTCGTCAGGGTCGGTCGTCACGCCCGTGATGACGGTGCCGTCCGAGCCGTACTCCGGGATCGTGACGACGATGTCGTCGCTCCCGACCGCGACGTCTCGACTATCGCCGAGTTCCAGCACGACCGTGCCCGAAAACGGTGCCTCGACGTCCCGACCGAAGGTAACGCCGTCCTCGAGGTGCGTGTTCCCGTAGAGGCCGTCGTCGTAGAAGCCGGTACTCGCATACACCACGTCGTCGTCGTTGAACGACCCGGTAACCTCCGCTCGAGCACACCCGTCGAACTGAACGGTCGGGTCGCCGTCGTGGGCAGAGCCGTTTTCGTCGTCGCTCTCTTCGCCGTCACCGTCCGCTTCATCTTCATCATCGTCCGCTCCATCGACGTCACCTTCTGCAGACTCCTCATCGTCGTCGCCATCCTCGCGGTCGTCACGCTCGTCGCTCCCATCGGCCTCGCGGTCGTCACGCTCGCCGTCTTCAGCCGACTGGTCGTCCCCCTTCGAGTCCTCGCTCGAACCGTCGTCCACCGACTCAGTGTCGTCGCCCACGTCCTCGTCCTCGAGTTCGAACTCGTCGTCGCCACCCTGCTCAGCGTCCGCGTCGAGACAGCCGGCAACCAGCATGAGACCGCCCACAGTCCCCGCGCCGCCGATTCCAGCGAGAAGCCCCCGACGCGTCTGGCACGCGCTGGCGTGTTGATTTTCGATCCCGTCGTCGCTCGCTCGACCGTCGGTATCGGCTTCCTCGAGCGTCACAGCCCACCAGACACTGATGTCGCTAAAAGGGTTAATTGATGAGATCCGAACCAAACGTGTCACAAGATAGGATTGCTCGCATCCCTCGGGCAGTGGCTGCCGTACCCCGATCGCAGTTACCCACCTATCAGCTCGAGATCCAGTACGTCGAAAACGAGAGCGCAACAGTCGGTCGAAAACGAGAACAACAGACGGTCGAATACGGCCTGTGCGTTCCGGTTACTTCCCTTCGAATTCGGGGTCGCGGTCGGACTGGAAGGCCGACAGCCCCTCCCAGAGGTCGTCCGTCGTGAACAGGTGGCCGAACGAACTCGCCTCGAGTGCCAGCCCGGCGTCTGTGTCGTCGCGGCCGGCCAGCATGGCGCGCTTGGAGAACTCCATCGCGATCGGTGGGCCGGCGGCGAGGTCACGGGCGAATTCCCACGCCCGATCCTCGAACTCCTCGGTGGACACGACCTCGTTCACGAAGCCGTAGTCGTACATCGTCTCCGGCTCGTAGTCGTTTCTCGCGGTGAAGATGATCTCCTTGGCTCGCCCCTCGCCGACGACGTGTTTCAGGCGCTGGGTGCCGCCCCAGCCGGGGATGAGCCCGAGGTTGTGTTCGGGCTGGCCGAACTGCGAGCGCTCGCTGGCGATTCGCATGTCGGCGCAGGTGGCCAGTTCCATCCCGCCGCCGAGGCAGTAGCCGTCGATCGCGGCGAGGACGGGCATCGGGATCTCCTCGAGGCGACCGAACACGCGCTGGCCGAGCCGGGAGAGATCCGCGGCTTCGATACCGCTCCCTGCCGCGGCCGTGGAGGCGTCGAAACCGGCCGAGAACGCGCGGTCTTCGGCACCAGTGAGCAAGATCGCGCGAACGTCCTCGTCGTCGACGAGCGAGTCGAGCGCGTCGTCGATCTCGTTGATCATATCGGTCGTGATCGTGTTCATGCGGTGTGGCCGATCGATGACGAGATTGGCCACGCGTCCGTCGATCTCGACCGCGATATCCTCGTAGTCGTAGCCGTCGGTCTCTTCGTCGTCATCGTCGCCGTAAAAGTTCCCCTCGTCGGCGAAGGTTCGGAGCGCCTCGGATGGCTCGTGTCGCGCCGCATCCGTTTTCTCGTAGGCGTCCTCGAGCGCCTCGAGCAGCTCCGAGAGGCCGCGACCGTCGGCCATCTTCGCGGGGCCGTCCGGGAAGCCCGCGCCGAGTTTCATCGCCTCGTCGATGGCGTCGGGGCCGGCGACGTCGTCGTCGATCAGCTGGGCGACCTCGTCGGCCATCACGGCGAGCAAGCGGTCGGCGATCCACTCTTTCCCTTCGTCGGTCGGGATCTGGACGCCGTCACCGTCCTCGTAGTCGTAGACGCCCTTGCCGGTCTTCTTCCCGAGTTCCTCCGCCTCGACTTTCTCCTCGGTCATCGGACATGGGGCGTACGCGTCGCCGAGAGTCTCGTGCATGTACTCCTGGACGTGCAGGCCCACGTCGAGGCCGACCTGGTCGGTGAGTTCGAACAGCCCCATCGGGAGTCCCATATCGAACTTCGCCGTCGAGTCGATTTCCGCGACGGTGGCCTCGTCCTCGTAGACCATCCACGCCGCTTCGTTCATCAGCGGGACGAGGACGCGGTTCACGATGAACCCCGGACTGTCCTTGTGGACGCGGACGGGCGATTTGTCGACGTCTTCGGCGAGGGCCTCGATCACGTCGAGGGTCTCCTCGTCGGTGTGTGCCCCCGAAATAACCTCGACCAGCGGCATCCGAATCGGCGGATTGAAGAAGTGCATTCCGCAAAAGCGCTCGGGGCGGTCGGTAACCTCCGAGAGTTCGGTGATCGAGAGACTCGAGGTGTTCGTCGCGAAGATGGCGTGGTCGGGGGCGTACTGCTCCACCTCACCGTAGACCTCCTTTTTGATGTCCATCTTCTCGGGAACGGCCTCGATGACGACGTCGACGTCGGCGACTGCCTCCTCGACGTCGACCAGCGGCGTGATGCGCTCGAGCGTCGCGTCCGCGAGATCGTCGCTAATCTGATCTTTTTCGGCGAGTTTGCCGACCGACCACTCGATCTGCTCGTAGCCGTTCCGGACGAACTCCTCGTTGATGTCCCGCAGGGTCACGTCGTAGCCCGCGAGTGCGGCCACTTCCGCGATACCGTGGCCCATGTTCCCCGCTCCGAGAACTGCGATGGTGTTGATATCCTCCAGTTCCATGGGAACGTATGCGTTTGCAACCGGTTTCAACGTTTCCCTCTCGACAGGTGACAACTGTTCTCGAGTTTACTACCGGTTACAAAGTTCTTTATCGTTCAGGACAGAATCAATGGCTATGGACTTTGGACTCTCCGACGAACAACAACAGATCCGCGAGGAAGTGAAACGCTTCGCCGAAAACGAGATCGAACCCGTTGCTACCGAGTACGACGTCGAGGAAAAGTATCCCCACGAGGTCGTCGAAAAGGCCGCAGAGATGGGGCTAACCGGCGCCTACATCCCGATGGAGTACGGCGGCGCGGGCTACTCGATTCTCGACACGGCCATCATCACCGAGGAGCTGTTCGCCTACGATCCCGGCATCGCGCTCTCGATCGTCGCCACCTCCTTCGGCTGTGAGGCGATCATGAACTTCGGAACCGAGGAACAGAAAGAGGAGTTCCTCGAGCCCGTGGCGATGGGCGAAGCCATCTCTGGGGCCGCGATTTCTGAACCCGACACCGGTTCGGACGTCTCTTCCGTCTCCACGCGCGCCGAGAAAGATGGCGACGAGTGGGTGCTCAACGGCACCAAAATGTGGATCACTAACGGCACCGTCGCGGACTTCCTCGTCGTCCTCACGAAGACCGACCCTGACGCCGAGGGTCGTTACAACGGCTTCAGCCAGTTCATCGTCGAGACCGATCGCGACGGCGTCTCGACCGAGAAGATCACCGGCAAGCTCGGGATCCGCGCCTCGGACACCGCCGAAGTCATCCTCGACGACGTGCACGTCCCCGAGGAAAACCTCGTCGGCACCAAAGACGCCGCCTTCCTCCAGCAGATGCAGTTCTTCGACGAGACCCGGACGGCCGTCGCCGCCCAGGGCGTCGGTATCGCGAAGGGAGCGACCGAGGCCGCACTCGAGTACGCCCAGGATCGCGAGCAGTTCGGCCGCTCGATTTCGGAGTTCCAGGCCATCCAGCACAAACTCGCCGACATGGCGACCAAGACCGAGGCCGCCCGCAACCTCACCTACAAGGCGGCCTGGAAGGTCGATCAGGGCGAGGACGTCACCCAGCTGGCCTCGATGGCCAAGGAGTACGCCTCCCGGATCGCCGTCGACGTCGCCGACGAGGCCGTCCAGATCCACGGCGGCGCCGGCTACGTGAACGACTTCCCGGTCGAACGCCTCTACCGCGACGCCAAGATCACCCAGATCTACGAGGGCACGACGGAGATCCAGAAGAACATCATTGCTCGGGAGATGCTCGGGAAGGGTTTCTAACCACCTTTTATTCTGCAGTCTGCTCCGCTGACGGCTCCGCCACACAGCGGAGCGTCCTTCGATAAAAGCTGGGCCAAAAGCACTCCTCCCTCCGTTCCGGACGCGCTGCGTCCTCCACGTTGGTCGTCGGCCCGTGAGCTTAGCTCGCGGTGAGTGACTGGTCGGCAGCCTGCCTTCCCCCGGGAGCGTGCGCCTCTCGCTGTCGCTTGAGACGCGCGCTCGGCCATATGTTTGGTTTTCGGGTCTCGTGGGGTCTCGTGGTGTCTCGTTGGATTTAGTGACTCGAGCACGTTCGTTGATGTGGTGTTCCTCGAGGCGAACGAACACTCACTGTGTGCGATCGGTATCGCCATCATCACTGTCCGAATCCGTATCACCGTCGTCTGAATCCGTGTCCGTGTCAGTATCGCCGTCGTCACTATCCGAATCCGAATCTGAATCCGTATCCCCGTTAGCATCACCATCGACAGGTGCCTCTCTCACACGTGAGCCACGTGAACCAGCTCTCCCCGTACTCCGGATGCCACCAGTCGATTCGTCACGCCCATCGAGGGACGGGTCTTTGTCGTCCAGAGCGGGGTCTCTATCGAGCACGTAGAACACCACGGGTGGCACGACGTACACGCCGATCGCGAGGACGGCGAAGAACGAATCGACGAACACGAGGAGAGCAAACATGGCAAACGCCGCGAGGGTCGCTGCATGGATCTTCGTCTCAGTGTACTCGAGGTAAAACCGCCACAGTCCACGGAGCCACTCGCCGGGGCGCATTTGGTATCCTGTGCAACCCAACGGGAACTTCCCTATTGTAGGTACCCCACCCAATCCATCCCAATCTCGGTCAAGCCCAACCTAACAGGTAGAAATCAGTGCCCAACTGTCTCTCTTCCCTCGGGTTCCTCGGCTGCCGGTCTCTCGGTCGGTTCCTCGAGTGGTGATTCGAACCCGGACGCCACGAGCGGACGGAAACCGTGATTCATTCGTCCCGCAGGAACCCTTTTTGAGCACCGGCCCCTACATCCGATAATGCGAGAGTTCGTCTTCGCCCTCGAGTACGACCCCGGCACGAACCCCGTCGCAGACGTCCTCGAGGCCTACCCGGACACGACCGTCCGTTCGCTCTCCTACCACGTGACGCCCGAGAGCCTCTGGCGGGTCGACCACGCCAGCGGAACCGCAGAGGCGCTCGAGGCGCTCGAGGGAGCCTACGCCGACGCGGACTACTTCGCGGACTGCCTCGTCCGCGACGACTGCGGTGCAACCTGTGAAACCCAGGTACTCGATCGCTCGAGTGACACGCTCGTCGTCTACACGTACTGGGATCGAACCGAGTCGTGTACCTCGGTGCCACACCTTGCGCTCGAACAACTCGGGAGGGGACTACTGTTCGAAACCTACCGCGAGGGACGCCGTCACCGCTGGCGGATCGTCCTCGACGACACGGCACCGATCCACGACTTCTTCAACGCGATGGGTGCCGAAGTGGGCGAGTGCACCGGCATCGAGATGCTGCGACTCACCGACGTCGACCCCGACGGCTCGTTCGACGCCGACCGACCCGTCGACAACGACCTCCCGCCGGAACAACTCGAGGCGCTTCGGGCCGCCGTCGAGTACGGCTACTACGAGACGCCCCGGGACATCGAACTCTCGGAGTTGGCCGAGCGCCTCGAGATACCGCGATCGACGCTCTCTTACCGGCTCCGACGCGCTGAAGCCGCGCTCGCGACCGACCGAATCGCCGACGTCTCGCCGCTCGAACCCTCGCCAGTGCAGTAATAGTTTAGCTATTGATACAAAGGCCCGAAAAGTTGGCGCACGCCAAATAAGCCGTATATCGATCGACCGATTATCAACACCTGATGAGTGAGTCCGCTGGCGACGAGCACCGGCACCGACGCCTCGAGTGTCGGGTGCCGGAGATGGACTGTGCGTCGTGTGCCACGAAGATCGAACGCAGCCTCGAGCGACTCGAGGGAGTGACGACGATCGATCCGGCGGTCGGAACCGGCCGCGTCATCGTCGAGTACGATCCCGAGCGAACGGACGAACGGGCGATCGAACGACAGATCGAGGCCGCCGGGTATGCGGTCGCTGGCATCGGCGGCGACCGAGGAAACCGAACGTACGCCGTCCCGGCGATGGACTGTGCCTCCTGTGCGAGCAAGGTCGAGCGGGCACTCGAGGATCTCGAGGGGTCGGCGATCGACGGCGTCGAGACGATGCCGGCGACCGGTCGGGTAACCGTCTCGGTCGGGGGCGACGAAGTGGACGTCAGCAGCGACCTCGAGGCCCTGGACGCGACCGTCGTCACCGCTATCGAGGGGGCAGGGTACGAAGCCCGGTTGGTCACCGAAGACGGAAACAGCCCACTCGAGGAGCCGACGCCGGTCTGGCGGACGCCGCGTGCCATCTCGACGATGATCGGCGCAGTCGGCGTCGTGATCGGGATGGTGCTCGCGTTCGTGGTCACGGGATCGAACGCCACCGTCGCCGAGGTCGCCGGTCGGGAGTTCGCCATTTCACACCTGCTGTTCATCGCCAGCGCAGCCGTCGCTGGCGTACCGATCCTCCGAAACGGCTACTACTCCGTCCGTACGCGTAGCCTCGACATCGACTTCCTGATGAGCGTCGGGATCGTCGCGAGCGTCGCCACCCACCACCCGTTCGAGGGGGCGATGCTCGCCGTGCTGTTCAGCATCGCGGAACTACTCGAACGCTATTCGATGGATCGGGCGCGCCACTCGCTCCGGGAACTGATGGAACTCTCCCCCGAGACGGCCACGCGCAAGCGAGCCGACGGCAGCGAGGAGGTGGTTCCGGCCGAGGCGCTCGAGCCGGGTGACACCGTCGTCGTTCGACCGGGCGAGAAACTCCCCGCCGACGGCGTCGTCACCGCAGGCACCAGCGCCGTCGATCAGTCGCCGATCACCGGCGAAAGTGTCCCGATCGATCGCTCGAGCGGCGACGAGGTCTACGCGGGAACGATCGCCGAGTCAGGGTATCTCGAGGTCGAAGTGATGAGTGCAGCGGGCGAGTCGACGCTCGCACGGATCGTCGACCTCGTTGCCGACGCCGAGCGCGAGCGCACGAAACGCGAGCAGTTCGTCGACCGGTTCGCCGCCGTCTACACCCCGGCCGTCGTCGTCGCGGCCGTCGCGCTCGCCGCGGGGCCGCCGCTGCTCCTCGGCGGCGCTTGGGACACCTGGTTCCTCCGCGGACTGACGCTGCTGGTGATCGCCTGCCCCTGCGCGTTCGTCATCTCGACGCCCGTGAGCGTCGTCTCGGGGATCACCAGCGCCGCGCGTAACGGCGTGTTGATCAAGGGCGGTCGTCACCTCGAGGCAGTCGGCGAGAGTTCGATTCTCGCCGTCGACAAGACCGGCACCCTGACGACTGGTGACCTGTCGGTGACCGACGTGGTCGCGTTCGAGGACGCCGACGAGGACGAGGTGCTGGCCCGGGCGAGCGCACTCGAGCGCAGGAGCGAGCACCCGATCGGGGCGGCTATCGTCGATCACGCCGCCGAACGAGGGATCGATGACGTCGACAACTCGAACATAACGAACTTCGAGGCGCTCACCGGCCGCGGCGTCCGCGGTGAGATCGACGGACGGCCTCACTACGTCGGGAAACCGGATTTACTCGAGGGGCTCGGATTCGACCTCGAGCACGCCCACGCACGGCCCGACGGCGGGAGCGTCGTGGGGAACGTGTCGAAGCCAGGTTGTGACCGGACGAACTGCCTCGACCTCCTCCAGGAAGTCGTTCCCCGCCTCGAGCGCGAGGGGAAGACGGTTGTACTCGTCAGTACCGACGAGCAGTTGCTCGGGTTGATCGCCGTCGCCGACGGGGTACGACCGGAAGCGGAGTGGGCGGTCTCACAGCTTCAGGAGCAGGGCGTTCGCGTCGTAATGCTCACCGGCGACAACGAGGGCACCGCCCGGGCCATCGCCGAGCAGGTCGGGATCGAGGAGTTCCGCGCCGAACTCCTGCCCGAGGAGAAACTCGAGGCGATTCGCGAACTCGAGGGGCGGTCGGCGGGTGAGGATGTGATTAGGGATGCTGATGGGGACGACGAGGACGAATTCGAAGCCAAGGGGGAGGCTGAAGCCGAAGACGAGGGCGAAACTGACAAGACGAAAACACCAGTCGCCATGCTCGGCGACGGCATCAACGACGCGCCCGCGCTCGCGACGGCCTCCGTTGGCATCGCGATGGGTGCCGCAGGGACGGACACGGCACTCGAGACCGCCGACGTGGCCCTCATGGGCGACGATCTGACCCGCCTCCCATACCTCTACCGGCTGTCGCTGTCGGCGAACGGGGTGATCCGTCAGAACATCGGCTCGAGCCTCGCCGTGAAGGCCGTGCTCGCCGCGGGGGCTCCATTCGGGCTCGTGACGGTGATCCACGCCGTCGTCATCGGCGACATGGGGATGAGTCTCGCCGTGACGGGCAACGCCATGCGGCTGTCCGGGGTCGAGCCGGAGTCGCCGGCGCTCGAGGGGGAGGAGTGAGTTACCGACGGCTAATTTATTCGAGTAGCAAGAGGCACCCTCGATGCTCGAGAGACGGTGAACGAGAAGTAAACTGACCAAACCTACAAACCGGCTGCGTTAGGCCTCGAAGCCGTCCTCGAACCGGAACGTCCCGTCGCGCTGCACGACCTCGTCATCGACCTCGATGAACGAATCCTCGCTCATGTCGACGATCATGTCGACGTGGACGGCCGAATCGTTGGTCTCGTTATCCTCGCCGACGGTGGAGCCGTAGGCTCGGCCGACCGCCAGGTGGACGGTGTCGCCCATCTTCTCGTCGAACAACATGTTGTAGGTGAACTTGGTGATATCCCGGTTCATCCCGATACCCAGCTCACCCAACCGCCGGGCGCCGTCGTCGGTCTCGAGCACCTCAGTAAGCAACCCCTCGTTTTTCGACGCCGAGTGGGAGACGACTTCGCCGTGTTCGAACACGAGATGGGCGTCGGTGATCTCCCGGCCCTGGTGGTACAGCGGCATGTCGAACAGTACCTCGCCCTCGACGCTGTCGCGGACGGGGGCGGTGAAGACCTCGCCGCCGGGAAGGTTACGCTCGCCGTAGTCGTTGAGGGTGTGGTTGCCTGCGACGGACATCGTCAGGTCGGTCGTCTCCCCGCTTTTGATCCGAACCTCGTCCGCCGGGTCGAGAATCTCGACCATCTGCTGTTGGTGTTCCCGGACGGCATCCCAGTCTTTGTTGACGGCGTCCCAGACGAAGTTCTCGTAGCCATCCCGTGACATCTCCGCCAGCTGGGCGTTCGCCGGGGCGGGGAACTGGGTGAGACACCAGCGTTTCGACAGGCGCTCGTTCTGGACGGGGCGGTATGCCTGGCTGTAGGCCGCGCTGACCTCCGGATCGACGTCGCTCGTCTCGGTCGCGTTGTCGCCGGCCCGGATGGCGATGTAGACGTCGGTGTGCTCGATCAACGCGAGTTCGTGTTCGGGCGTTTCGAACTCGGGGTCGTCGTCACCGGCCTCCTGTGCGGCGGCGCGGAGAAAGGCGCGGTGCTGACGCTTGCCGGCGCGTTTGCCTGTCGTGATCGGGTTCGCACCGACGTCGCCGATCACCTCGTGGAGGGCGACGACCAGATCCTCGGCGACGGGATGGGCGTCGATCACCACGTTGTCCCCCGGCTGGAGATCGACGGAGTGGTTCGCGATGACCTGTGCGTGTTCGCGGATTCGCGGATCCATATTCGTGCTTTCGGCGCCCATCCGAATACGTTTTCGTTCCGAAAGTGGCGCTTTTCCTGCATCGTCGCTTCTTTTGCCGACCGCGATCAAGGGGTGCTATGATCGATCTGCGTTCGGATACGGTGACGACCCCCGACGACGCCATGCGCGAAGCGGCCTTCGAATCCCCCGTCGGCGACGACGTCTACGGCGAGGATCCGACGGTGAACGAACTCGAGGCGCGCGCGGCCGACCTCGTCGGCATGGACGCGGCGCTGTACGTGCCGACGGGGACGATGGGCAACCAGATCGCCGTCCG of the Natronosalvus vescus genome contains:
- a CDS encoding 3-hydroxyacyl-CoA dehydrogenase/enoyl-CoA hydratase family protein — protein: MELEDINTIAVLGAGNMGHGIAEVAALAGYDVTLRDINEEFVRNGYEQIEWSVGKLAEKDQISDDLADATLERITPLVDVEEAVADVDVVIEAVPEKMDIKKEVYGEVEQYAPDHAIFATNTSSLSITELSEVTDRPERFCGMHFFNPPIRMPLVEVISGAHTDEETLDVIEALAEDVDKSPVRVHKDSPGFIVNRVLVPLMNEAAWMVYEDEATVAEIDSTAKFDMGLPMGLFELTDQVGLDVGLHVQEYMHETLGDAYAPCPMTEEKVEAEELGKKTGKGVYDYEDGDGVQIPTDEGKEWIADRLLAVMADEVAQLIDDDVAGPDAIDEAMKLGAGFPDGPAKMADGRGLSELLEALEDAYEKTDAARHEPSEALRTFADEGNFYGDDDDEETDGYDYEDIAVEIDGRVANLVIDRPHRMNTITTDMINEIDDALDSLVDDEDVRAILLTGAEDRAFSAGFDASTAAAGSGIEAADLSRLGQRVFGRLEEIPMPVLAAIDGYCLGGGMELATCADMRIASERSQFGQPEHNLGLIPGWGGTQRLKHVVGEGRAKEIIFTARNDYEPETMYDYGFVNEVVSTEEFEDRAWEFARDLAAGPPIAMEFSKRAMLAGRDDTDAGLALEASSFGHLFTTDDLWEGLSAFQSDRDPEFEGK
- a CDS encoding acyl-CoA dehydrogenase family protein — encoded protein: MDFGLSDEQQQIREEVKRFAENEIEPVATEYDVEEKYPHEVVEKAAEMGLTGAYIPMEYGGAGYSILDTAIITEELFAYDPGIALSIVATSFGCEAIMNFGTEEQKEEFLEPVAMGEAISGAAISEPDTGSDVSSVSTRAEKDGDEWVLNGTKMWITNGTVADFLVVLTKTDPDAEGRYNGFSQFIVETDRDGVSTEKITGKLGIRASDTAEVILDDVHVPEENLVGTKDAAFLQQMQFFDETRTAVAAQGVGIAKGATEAALEYAQDREQFGRSISEFQAIQHKLADMATKTEAARNLTYKAAWKVDQGEDVTQLASMAKEYASRIAVDVADEAVQIHGGAGYVNDFPVERLYRDAKITQIYEGTTEIQKNIIAREMLGKGF
- a CDS encoding helix-turn-helix domain-containing protein; this encodes MREFVFALEYDPGTNPVADVLEAYPDTTVRSLSYHVTPESLWRVDHASGTAEALEALEGAYADADYFADCLVRDDCGATCETQVLDRSSDTLVVYTYWDRTESCTSVPHLALEQLGRGLLFETYREGRRHRWRIVLDDTAPIHDFFNAMGAEVGECTGIEMLRLTDVDPDGSFDADRPVDNDLPPEQLEALRAAVEYGYYETPRDIELSELAERLEIPRSTLSYRLRRAEAALATDRIADVSPLEPSPVQ
- a CDS encoding heavy metal translocating P-type ATPase yields the protein MSESAGDEHRHRRLECRVPEMDCASCATKIERSLERLEGVTTIDPAVGTGRVIVEYDPERTDERAIERQIEAAGYAVAGIGGDRGNRTYAVPAMDCASCASKVERALEDLEGSAIDGVETMPATGRVTVSVGGDEVDVSSDLEALDATVVTAIEGAGYEARLVTEDGNSPLEEPTPVWRTPRAISTMIGAVGVVIGMVLAFVVTGSNATVAEVAGREFAISHLLFIASAAVAGVPILRNGYYSVRTRSLDIDFLMSVGIVASVATHHPFEGAMLAVLFSIAELLERYSMDRARHSLRELMELSPETATRKRADGSEEVVPAEALEPGDTVVVRPGEKLPADGVVTAGTSAVDQSPITGESVPIDRSSGDEVYAGTIAESGYLEVEVMSAAGESTLARIVDLVADAERERTKREQFVDRFAAVYTPAVVVAAVALAAGPPLLLGGAWDTWFLRGLTLLVIACPCAFVISTPVSVVSGITSAARNGVLIKGGRHLEAVGESSILAVDKTGTLTTGDLSVTDVVAFEDADEDEVLARASALERRSEHPIGAAIVDHAAERGIDDVDNSNITNFEALTGRGVRGEIDGRPHYVGKPDLLEGLGFDLEHAHARPDGGSVVGNVSKPGCDRTNCLDLLQEVVPRLEREGKTVVLVSTDEQLLGLIAVADGVRPEAEWAVSQLQEQGVRVVMLTGDNEGTARAIAEQVGIEEFRAELLPEEKLEAIRELEGRSAGEDVIRDADGDDEDEFEAKGEAEAEDEGETDKTKTPVAMLGDGINDAPALATASVGIAMGAAGTDTALETADVALMGDDLTRLPYLYRLSLSANGVIRQNIGSSLAVKAVLAAGAPFGLVTVIHAVVIGDMGMSLAVTGNAMRLSGVEPESPALEGEE
- a CDS encoding aminopeptidase, whose protein sequence is MDPRIREHAQVIANHSVDLQPGDNVVIDAHPVAEDLVVALHEVIGDVGANPITTGKRAGKRQHRAFLRAAAQEAGDDDPEFETPEHELALIEHTDVYIAIRAGDNATETSDVDPEVSAAYSQAYRPVQNERLSKRWCLTQFPAPANAQLAEMSRDGYENFVWDAVNKDWDAVREHQQQMVEILDPADEVRIKSGETTDLTMSVAGNHTLNDYGERNLPGGEVFTAPVRDSVEGEVLFDMPLYHQGREITDAHLVFEHGEVVSHSASKNEGLLTEVLETDDGARRLGELGIGMNRDITKFTYNMLFDEKMGDTVHLAVGRAYGSTVGEDNETNDSAVHVDMIVDMSEDSFIEVDDEVVQRDGTFRFEDGFEA